A part of Streptomyces sp. NBC_01210 genomic DNA contains:
- a CDS encoding 8-oxoguanine deaminase, whose translation MAASRIVIENCSIATVDANDTEYASGHIVVADNRIESVGAGKAPADLENVVRRIDGTGHLATPGLINTHHHFYQWITRGLATDHNLFDWLVALYPTWARIDEPMVRAAAQGSLAMMARGGVTTAMDHHYVYPQGSGDLSGAIIGAASDMGVRFTLARGSMDRGKSDGGLPPDFAVESLEGALAATEATIDKHHNASFDAMTQIAVAPCSPFSVSTELLGQGAELARRKGVRLHTHGSETVEEEEFCKELFGMGPTDYFESTGWLGPDVWMAHCVHMNDSDIAAFARTGTGVAHCPSSNARLAAGIARVPDMLKAGVPVGLGVDGTASNESGELHTELRNALLINRLGAHREAALNARQALRLGTYGGAQVLGRADQIGSIEAGKLADLVLWKLDTLAHSSIADPVIALVFGAAAPVSLSLVNGKTVVEDNHLTTVDEDAIARSARDEAQRLARIAAQD comes from the coding sequence ATGGCGGCTTCGCGCATCGTCATCGAGAACTGTTCCATCGCGACCGTGGACGCGAACGACACCGAGTACGCCTCCGGCCACATCGTCGTCGCGGACAACCGGATCGAGTCGGTCGGAGCGGGCAAGGCCCCCGCCGACCTGGAGAACGTGGTCCGCCGTATCGACGGCACCGGCCATCTCGCCACCCCCGGCCTGATCAACACGCACCACCACTTCTACCAGTGGATCACCCGCGGTCTGGCCACCGACCACAACCTCTTCGACTGGCTGGTCGCGCTCTACCCGACGTGGGCGCGCATCGACGAGCCGATGGTCCGCGCCGCCGCGCAGGGCTCCCTCGCGATGATGGCCCGCGGCGGTGTCACCACCGCGATGGACCACCACTATGTCTACCCGCAGGGCTCCGGCGACCTGTCCGGCGCGATCATCGGCGCCGCTTCGGACATGGGTGTCCGGTTCACCCTCGCCCGTGGCTCCATGGACCGCGGCAAGTCGGACGGCGGCCTGCCGCCGGACTTCGCCGTCGAGTCCCTCGAGGGCGCGCTGGCCGCCACCGAGGCCACCATCGACAAGCACCACAACGCCTCCTTCGACGCGATGACGCAGATCGCCGTCGCGCCGTGCTCCCCCTTCTCCGTCTCCACCGAACTGCTCGGGCAGGGCGCCGAGCTGGCCCGCCGCAAGGGCGTTCGGCTGCACACCCACGGCTCGGAGACCGTCGAGGAGGAGGAGTTCTGCAAGGAGCTCTTCGGGATGGGCCCGACCGACTACTTCGAGTCGACCGGCTGGCTCGGCCCGGACGTGTGGATGGCGCACTGCGTCCACATGAACGACTCGGACATCGCCGCCTTCGCCCGTACGGGCACCGGCGTCGCGCACTGCCCGTCGTCCAACGCCCGCCTCGCCGCCGGTATCGCCCGGGTCCCCGACATGCTGAAGGCCGGCGTCCCGGTCGGCCTCGGCGTCGACGGCACCGCCTCCAACGAGTCGGGCGAGCTGCACACCGAGCTGCGCAACGCGCTCCTCATCAACCGCCTCGGAGCCCACCGCGAAGCCGCTCTGAACGCGCGGCAGGCGCTGCGCCTCGGTACGTACGGCGGCGCCCAGGTTCTCGGCCGCGCCGACCAGATCGGCTCCATAGAGGCCGGCAAGCTCGCCGACCTGGTGCTGTGGAAGCTGGACACACTCGCCCACTCCTCCATCGCCGACCCGGTGATCGCTCTCGTCTTCGGCGCGGCCGCTCCCGTCTCGCTCTCCCTCGTCAACGGCAAGACCGTCGTCGAGGACAACCACCTGACCACGGTGGACGAGGACGCCATCGCCCGCTCCGCGCGGGACGAGGCACAGCGCCTGGCGCGGATCGCCGCCCAGGACTGA
- a CDS encoding nucleobase:cation symporter-2 family protein — MVAQPRFPKDAVAEDAVAAPEQKHPVDETLPPLKMFTSGLQHVAAMYAGVVAPPMIVGPAVGLSAEETAFLMGASLFTAGIATLLQTLGFWKVGARLPFVNGVSFAGVTPMIAIGKDRGADGITVIFGAIIVASVLGFVLTPYFSKLVRFFPPVVTGTVITLIGVSLLPVAFNWSQGGNPTADGYGSMKNIGMAALTLVIVLALRKLLRGFLQQIAILLGLAAGTLIAIPMGMTSFDAIKNADPVGFPTPFHFGAPQFEIAAIVSMCIVMLVCMTESTADMLALGKIVDRPADERIIEGGLRADTLGSAISPLFNGFMCSAFAQNIGLVAMTKVRSRFVVAAGGGILILLGLCPVAASVIALVPLPVLGGAGIVLFGSVAASGIQTLASAALEKGENALIVAASVGIGLIPIAAPDFYHAFPKDALVVLDSGISTGCIVAIVLNLAFNHLGRKGSSQEPVDTTTGSEPVTVH; from the coding sequence GTGGTCGCACAGCCCAGGTTTCCGAAAGATGCAGTCGCAGAAGATGCAGTCGCGGCACCGGAGCAGAAGCATCCGGTCGATGAGACGCTGCCTCCTCTGAAAATGTTCACCAGCGGGCTGCAGCATGTGGCCGCGATGTACGCGGGCGTGGTGGCCCCGCCCATGATCGTGGGGCCCGCCGTGGGCCTCAGCGCCGAGGAGACAGCCTTCCTGATGGGGGCGAGCCTCTTCACCGCAGGCATAGCCACCCTTCTGCAGACGCTCGGCTTCTGGAAGGTCGGAGCGCGGCTCCCGTTCGTCAACGGAGTCTCGTTCGCCGGTGTGACCCCGATGATCGCCATCGGGAAGGACCGCGGAGCCGACGGCATCACCGTCATCTTCGGCGCGATCATCGTCGCCAGCGTGCTGGGCTTCGTCCTCACTCCGTACTTCTCGAAACTGGTCCGCTTCTTCCCGCCTGTCGTCACCGGCACCGTCATCACCCTGATCGGTGTCTCGCTGCTCCCCGTCGCCTTCAACTGGTCGCAGGGCGGCAACCCCACCGCCGACGGCTATGGCTCGATGAAGAACATCGGCATGGCGGCCCTCACCCTCGTGATCGTGCTCGCGCTGCGCAAACTGCTGCGCGGCTTCCTGCAGCAGATCGCCATCCTGCTCGGACTCGCCGCCGGCACACTCATCGCCATTCCGATGGGGATGACCAGCTTCGACGCCATCAAGAACGCCGATCCGGTCGGCTTCCCGACGCCGTTCCACTTCGGCGCACCGCAGTTCGAGATCGCGGCGATCGTCTCGATGTGCATCGTGATGCTGGTCTGTATGACCGAATCCACCGCCGATATGCTCGCACTCGGCAAGATCGTCGACCGGCCTGCGGACGAGCGGATCATCGAGGGCGGGCTGCGGGCCGACACCCTCGGCAGCGCCATCAGCCCGCTCTTCAACGGCTTCATGTGCAGCGCCTTCGCCCAGAACATCGGCCTGGTCGCGATGACGAAGGTGCGCAGCCGGTTCGTCGTCGCCGCGGGCGGCGGCATCCTGATCCTGCTGGGCCTCTGCCCGGTCGCCGCCTCCGTGATCGCGCTCGTTCCGTTGCCGGTCCTCGGCGGCGCGGGCATCGTGCTCTTCGGCTCGGTCGCCGCCAGCGGTATCCAGACGCTGGCCTCGGCCGCTCTGGAGAAGGGCGAGAACGCCCTGATCGTCGCGGCCTCCGTCGGTATCGGCCTGATCCCGATCGCCGCGCCGGACTTCTACCACGCCTTCCCGAAGGACGCGCTCGTCGTTCTCGACTCGGGCATCTCCACCGGATGCATCGTGGCGATCGTCCTCAACCTGGCCTTCAACCACCTGGGAAGGAAGGGGAGTTCGCAGGAGCCGGTGGACACCACGACTGGCTCTGAGCCCGTCACGGTCCACTGA
- a CDS encoding chitosanase, with product MPTPHVRAPRPLRFLPRIALGVALLAVPATAVAATSDEPAEHVGATAAPAAIGLDDPAKKEIAMQIVSSAENSSLDWKAQYKYIEDIGDGRGYTAGIIGFCSGTGDMLDLVELYTDRKPGNVLAKYLPALRQVDGSDSHAGLDPNFTKDWKKAAQDSEFKKAQNDERDRVYFNPSVNRGKQDGIGVLGQFIYYDAIVMHGDGGDSTGFSNIRKKALAKAKPPAQGGDEKTYLNAFLDARVWAMKQEEAHEDTSRVDTAQRVFVRKNNFNLNTPLDWKVYGESFHID from the coding sequence GTGCCCACCCCCCACGTACGCGCCCCACGTCCGCTCAGGTTCCTCCCCCGCATCGCGCTCGGCGTGGCGCTCCTCGCCGTGCCGGCCACCGCCGTCGCGGCCACCTCCGACGAGCCCGCCGAGCATGTCGGCGCCACCGCGGCCCCCGCCGCCATCGGGCTCGACGACCCGGCGAAGAAGGAGATCGCCATGCAGATCGTGTCCAGCGCGGAGAACTCCTCGCTGGACTGGAAGGCCCAGTACAAGTACATCGAGGACATCGGCGACGGCCGCGGCTACACCGCCGGCATCATCGGCTTCTGTTCCGGCACCGGCGACATGCTGGATCTGGTCGAGCTCTACACCGACCGCAAGCCCGGGAACGTCCTGGCCAAGTACCTGCCCGCGCTGCGCCAGGTCGATGGCAGCGACTCACACGCCGGTCTCGACCCGAACTTCACCAAGGACTGGAAGAAGGCGGCGCAGGACTCGGAGTTCAAGAAGGCCCAGAACGACGAGCGCGACCGGGTCTACTTCAACCCCTCGGTCAACCGCGGCAAGCAGGACGGTATCGGTGTCCTCGGCCAGTTCATCTACTACGACGCGATCGTGATGCACGGCGACGGTGGCGACAGCACCGGCTTCAGCAACATCCGCAAGAAGGCTCTCGCCAAGGCCAAGCCGCCGGCGCAGGGCGGCGACGAGAAGACCTATCTGAACGCCTTCCTCGACGCCCGGGTCTGGGCGATGAAGCAGGAGGAGGCGCACGAGGACACCAGCCGGGTCGACACGGCCCAGCGGGTCTTCGTCAGGAAGAACAACTTCAACCTCAACACGCCGCTGGACTGGAAGGTCTACGGCGAGAGCTTCCACATCGACTGA
- a CDS encoding catalase family protein, with the protein MDFVRYETYTPVERPTYQQELDEVVSNVARRTRKSVERQGVGRAVRTAHGKTYGLVKATVTVGELPGPYAQGIFAEPGTYDAVVRYSNGLGHLRADSLLGAACGMGIKMFGVPGDSLLTDEAEATTFDLNLINNRVFFANTAYDYMVIEELFAELPDALVNPARRKSWMGEFLTRRGTLETSDEWLWDELFAMLSFTQVPRQNLLSYTYNSMGAFRYGDHIAKVRTVPVSPVTHLTVDVRADGEAFRNTLVAEAGERDHEFELQVQLNTDLTRMPVDNTSVEWPEQLSPWVTVGRIAIPRQDIGSEENLTAADGTSITPWRTREDHRPIGEIQRVREEVYRRSSIERHRINGQPRVEPASSAELLDRDN; encoded by the coding sequence ATGGATTTCGTCAGGTACGAGACGTACACCCCCGTCGAGCGACCCACCTACCAGCAGGAGCTGGACGAGGTCGTCAGCAACGTCGCCCGGCGCACCCGGAAGTCCGTCGAGCGGCAGGGCGTGGGCCGTGCGGTCAGGACGGCACACGGCAAGACGTACGGACTGGTGAAGGCCACCGTCACGGTGGGTGAGCTGCCGGGGCCGTACGCCCAGGGGATCTTCGCCGAGCCCGGTACCTACGACGCCGTCGTCCGCTACTCCAACGGGCTCGGGCATCTGCGGGCCGACTCGCTGCTCGGTGCGGCCTGCGGCATGGGAATCAAGATGTTCGGGGTGCCCGGCGACTCGCTGCTCACCGATGAGGCCGAGGCGACGACCTTCGACCTCAACCTGATCAACAACCGGGTCTTCTTCGCCAATACGGCGTACGACTACATGGTCATCGAGGAGCTGTTCGCCGAGCTGCCGGACGCGCTGGTGAACCCGGCTCGGCGGAAGTCATGGATGGGCGAATTCCTCACCAGGCGGGGGACCTTGGAGACCTCGGACGAGTGGCTGTGGGACGAGCTGTTCGCGATGTTGTCCTTCACACAGGTCCCGCGGCAGAACCTCCTCTCGTACACGTACAACAGCATGGGCGCCTTCCGGTACGGCGACCACATCGCGAAAGTGCGGACCGTTCCCGTCTCGCCCGTCACGCATCTCACGGTCGATGTGCGGGCGGACGGCGAGGCGTTCCGCAACACGCTGGTGGCGGAGGCCGGTGAGCGCGACCACGAGTTCGAGCTGCAGGTTCAGCTCAACACCGATCTGACGCGGATGCCGGTGGACAACACCTCGGTGGAGTGGCCCGAGCAGCTCTCGCCGTGGGTGACCGTCGGCCGGATCGCGATCCCGCGGCAGGACATCGGCAGCGAGGAGAATCTGACCGCCGCGGACGGTACATCGATCACCCCTTGGCGCACGCGCGAGGACCACCGGCCGATCGGTGAGATCCAACGAGTGCGCGAGGAGGTCTACCGCCGCTCCTCGATCGAGCGGCACCGCATCAACGGGCAGCCGCGCGTGGAGCCGGCGAGCAGCGCGGAGCTGCTGGACCGGGACAACTGA
- a CDS encoding MarR family winged helix-turn-helix transcriptional regulator, with translation MGENRTGSTVLDDQLCFALYSASRAVTAAYRPVLAELELTYPQYLVMLAVWERGEVPMKELGAALGLDYGTLSPLLKRLESAGLLQRERRTDDERLVMVAATERGEALRERAERVPTAMGRRYGLTADEADRLRDQLRQLVDRLS, from the coding sequence ATGGGTGAGAACCGGACAGGCTCAACCGTGCTCGACGACCAGCTGTGCTTCGCGCTGTACTCCGCCTCCCGGGCGGTGACCGCGGCGTACCGGCCGGTGCTGGCGGAGCTGGAGCTCACCTATCCGCAGTATCTGGTGATGCTGGCCGTCTGGGAGCGCGGCGAGGTCCCGATGAAGGAGCTCGGCGCGGCACTCGGCCTCGACTACGGCACGCTGTCGCCGCTGCTGAAGCGGCTGGAGTCGGCCGGGCTGCTGCAGCGGGAGCGGCGGACGGACGACGAACGGCTGGTCATGGTGGCGGCGACGGAGCGGGGCGAGGCGCTGCGGGAGCGGGCCGAGCGGGTGCCGACGGCGATGGGCCGGAGGTACGGGCTGACCGCGGATGAGGCCGACCGGCTGCGGGACCAGCTGCGGCAGCTGGTCGACCGCCTGAGCTGA
- a CDS encoding chitosanase — protein sequence MKSLFRALLALVLLMLAGCAGSDEKPAAAGLDDPAKKEIAMRLVSSAENSSLDWKAQYKYIEDIGDGRGYTAGIIGFCSGTGDMLAVVERYTKARPGNALAPFLPALRAVRGSDSHEGLGRPFTDAWARAAVSDPALRAAQDAERDRAYFTPSVRQAERDGLGALGQFIYFDAYVMHGSGDTKGSVGFRSLREKALRTAKPPARGGDEKAYLNAFLDARVEAIRREPSHTDTSRIETAQRVFVREGRLGLEPPLRWKVYGDSYRIDAE from the coding sequence ATGAAGTCCTTGTTCAGAGCGCTGCTCGCGCTGGTGCTGCTGATGCTTGCCGGGTGCGCGGGGTCCGATGAGAAGCCGGCCGCCGCCGGGCTGGACGATCCGGCGAAGAAGGAGATCGCGATGCGGCTCGTCTCCAGCGCGGAGAACTCCTCGCTGGACTGGAAGGCCCAGTACAAGTACATCGAGGACATCGGCGACGGCCGCGGCTACACCGCCGGCATCATCGGCTTCTGTTCCGGCACCGGCGACATGCTCGCGGTCGTCGAGCGCTATACGAAGGCGCGGCCCGGCAATGCGCTGGCGCCGTTCCTGCCCGCGCTCCGGGCGGTCCGTGGCAGCGATTCGCACGAGGGCCTCGGCCGTCCGTTCACCGACGCGTGGGCGCGCGCCGCCGTCTCCGACCCGGCTCTCCGGGCCGCGCAGGACGCGGAGCGGGACCGGGCGTACTTCACGCCCTCGGTGCGGCAGGCCGAGCGGGACGGTCTTGGCGCGCTTGGGCAGTTCATCTATTTCGACGCGTATGTGATGCACGGGTCGGGCGACACGAAGGGGTCGGTCGGCTTCCGCTCGCTGCGGGAGAAAGCCCTGCGCACCGCGAAGCCGCCGGCGCGGGGCGGCGACGAGAAGGCGTATCTGAACGCGTTTCTGGACGCGCGCGTGGAGGCGATCCGACGGGAGCCTTCACACACGGACACCAGCCGCATCGAGACGGCTCAGCGCGTCTTCGTACGGGAGGGCAGGCTCGGCCTGGAGCCGCCGCTGCGCTGGAAGGTGTACGGCGACAGCTACCGCATCGACGCAGAATAG
- a CDS encoding 3'-5' exonuclease, whose amino-acid sequence MARHVKPSLYISVDIEADGPIPGPYSMISFGAAVAGRQDPASYTPTDPEAHTFYRELRPISEDFVPEALAVSGLDRDRLIAEGSEPAAAMAEFSAWVREVSNTVGGGAQPVMCGYPASYDWTFLYWYLMHFTGASPFGHSGCLDMKTLYATKARLPLRAVAKGTMPRGLLSKRRHTHHALDDAIEQAELFSNLMAWPGR is encoded by the coding sequence ATGGCACGTCATGTAAAGCCCAGCCTCTATATCTCCGTCGACATCGAGGCCGACGGCCCGATCCCCGGCCCGTACTCGATGATCAGCTTCGGCGCGGCGGTGGCCGGCCGCCAGGACCCCGCGAGCTATACGCCGACCGACCCCGAGGCGCACACCTTCTACCGCGAACTGCGGCCCATCAGCGAAGACTTCGTGCCCGAGGCCCTCGCGGTCAGCGGGCTCGACCGGGACCGGCTGATCGCGGAGGGCAGTGAACCGGCCGCCGCGATGGCCGAGTTCAGCGCCTGGGTGCGCGAGGTGAGCAACACGGTGGGCGGGGGCGCTCAGCCGGTGATGTGCGGCTACCCGGCTTCGTACGACTGGACCTTCCTGTACTGGTATCTGATGCACTTCACCGGGGCGAGCCCCTTCGGGCACTCCGGATGTCTGGACATGAAGACGTTGTACGCAACCAAGGCGCGGCTCCCCCTGCGCGCCGTCGCCAAGGGCACCATGCCGCGCGGACTGCTCTCCAAGCGGCGGCACACCCACCACGCTCTGGACGACGCGATCGAGCAGGCGGAGCTGTTCAGTAATCTCATGGCGTGGCCGGGGCGCTGA
- a CDS encoding TIGR03086 family metal-binding protein: protein MTFDGPKRLHCMDTTSQASSPDLHPAARAVAQLIDGVDDARLDDPTPCPQYAVRELLGHLVGLSTAFRDAARKDFGPSTNTDPGSVLPVLDDDWRTVLPRRLEELAESWTAPTAWDGDTQAGGITFPAAIAGRVALNELVIHGWDLARATGQEYAPGEASLEVSYGVLKPAGDAPGRGGLFGPVVEVPENAPLLDRVVGFSGRRPDWQPGD, encoded by the coding sequence ATGACTTTCGACGGGCCGAAACGTCTGCACTGTATGGACACCACTTCACAGGCCTCCTCCCCCGACCTCCACCCCGCCGCCCGCGCCGTGGCTCAGCTGATCGACGGCGTCGACGACGCCCGGCTCGATGACCCGACCCCTTGTCCCCAGTACGCCGTACGGGAGCTGCTGGGCCACCTCGTCGGGCTGTCCACCGCCTTCCGGGACGCCGCACGGAAAGACTTCGGGCCCTCGACGAACACCGACCCCGGGTCCGTGCTGCCCGTCCTCGACGACGACTGGCGCACCGTCCTTCCCCGGCGACTGGAGGAACTGGCGGAATCCTGGACGGCGCCGACGGCGTGGGACGGCGACACCCAGGCGGGTGGCATCACCTTCCCGGCCGCGATCGCCGGGCGGGTCGCCCTGAACGAACTCGTCATCCACGGCTGGGACCTGGCTCGTGCGACCGGGCAGGAGTACGCCCCCGGGGAGGCAAGCCTGGAGGTGTCGTACGGCGTGCTGAAGCCGGCGGGCGACGCCCCGGGCCGGGGCGGACTGTTCGGCCCCGTCGTGGAGGTGCCCGAGAACGCGCCGCTGCTCGACCGGGTTGTCGGGTTCAGCGGCCGCCGCCCCGACTGGCAGCCGGGGGACTGA
- a CDS encoding MFS transporter — translation MLKPISAGQDEAAARSAERTPSVRWALAGLSLSMLLSSLGTSIANVGLPTLAQAFTASFQEVQWIVLAYLLAITTLIVSVGRLGDIIGRRRLLLAGILLFTVASVLCGVAPTLWLLIAARAAQGLGAAIMVALTMAFVGETVPKAKTGSAMGLLGTMSAIGTALGPSLGGALISGLSWRAIFLVNAPLGILALLLAHRYLPVDQREPRTDRAGFDNVGTLLLALTLAAYALAMTMGRGSFGSLNMALLLAAAFGVGLFVRAEARASSPLIRLAMFRDPALSASLAMSALVSTVMMATLVVGPFYLSRTLGLDEALVGLVLSVGPLVTALTGVPAGRIADRFGVHRMTTVGLLGIAAGSFSLSMTSATLGIFGYIAPIVVITVGYGVFQTANNTAVMTDIRPDQRGVTSGMLNLSRNLGLITGASVMGAVFAFASASTDVTTARPEAVATGMRITFAVAAILIVVALTIAVGSRALSRHISSG, via the coding sequence ATGTTGAAGCCAATCAGTGCAGGACAGGATGAGGCTGCAGCCAGAAGTGCGGAGCGGACGCCTTCGGTTCGGTGGGCCCTCGCCGGCCTTTCGCTGTCCATGTTGCTGTCCTCGCTCGGCACCAGCATCGCCAATGTCGGCCTGCCGACGTTGGCACAGGCGTTCACCGCCTCCTTCCAGGAAGTCCAGTGGATCGTCCTCGCCTATCTCCTCGCCATCACCACGCTGATCGTCAGCGTCGGACGGCTCGGTGACATCATCGGCCGCCGACGGCTGCTACTGGCCGGAATCTTGCTGTTCACGGTGGCCTCGGTCCTGTGCGGCGTCGCGCCCACGCTCTGGCTGCTGATTGCAGCCCGGGCGGCGCAGGGCCTCGGAGCGGCCATCATGGTGGCCCTCACCATGGCCTTTGTTGGTGAGACGGTTCCGAAGGCAAAGACCGGCAGCGCCATGGGGCTGCTCGGAACGATGTCCGCGATTGGCACCGCTCTCGGTCCATCGCTGGGCGGCGCTCTGATCTCCGGACTCAGTTGGCGGGCAATCTTCCTGGTCAACGCACCGCTGGGTATCCTGGCTCTTCTTCTCGCGCACCGCTACCTGCCCGTTGACCAGCGGGAGCCCAGGACCGATCGGGCCGGCTTCGACAATGTGGGCACACTGCTGCTTGCTCTGACGCTCGCGGCTTATGCACTCGCCATGACAATGGGGCGCGGCAGTTTCGGTTCGCTCAATATGGCTCTGCTGTTGGCCGCTGCCTTCGGAGTCGGCCTCTTTGTGCGCGCCGAGGCGCGAGCGTCATCACCCTTGATCCGATTGGCGATGTTCCGCGATCCAGCGCTGAGCGCGAGCCTCGCCATGAGCGCCCTCGTCTCGACGGTGATGATGGCTACGCTGGTGGTCGGGCCGTTCTATCTCTCTCGTACGCTCGGGCTCGATGAGGCTCTTGTCGGACTCGTCTTGTCGGTCGGTCCGCTTGTCACTGCGCTGACCGGGGTGCCGGCCGGTCGCATCGCCGACCGTTTTGGCGTACACCGCATGACCACCGTCGGGCTGCTCGGAATAGCGGCCGGTTCCTTCAGTCTGTCCATGACATCGGCGACGCTCGGCATCTTCGGCTACATCGCCCCCATCGTGGTCATCACCGTCGGCTATGGGGTGTTCCAGACGGCCAACAACACCGCCGTCATGACAGATATCCGCCCGGATCAGCGGGGCGTCACTTCCGGCATGCTCAACCTGTCGCGCAATCTCGGGCTCATCACCGGCGCATCGGTCATGGGCGCCGTGTTCGCGTTCGCGTCGGCGTCGACCGACGTCACAACGGCGCGTCCCGAGGCCGTTGCCACCGGTATGCGGATCACATTCGCTGTCGCGGCGATTCTGATCGTCGTCGCGCTCACCATTGCGGTGGGAAGCCGTGCTCTCTCGCGACACATTTCGAGCGGATGA
- a CDS encoding class I SAM-dependent methyltransferase, with translation MSPHNDSGHGHHHTDIDWEVMATQLENSGELQLPVLRRTAVRLRELLAPEKDVRRILDIGSGPGVMTCVFAEAFADAEAVAVDGTPGLLERALARAERLGLGGRVAVRHAELPEGLEGGDERGEAGLGTADLVWSSKAVHHLGDQQGALNALVGVLRPGGLLAVAEGGLPMRFLPRDIGIGRPGLQARLDAALEHWFEIMRAELPGSTTVVEDWPAMLSRAGLTRVGSFTSLLDLPAPLGETARAFLHTQLTRLQETMSESLDVEDRKTLDVLVDPRAPEGILRRPDAFLLSATTVYTGVRSAR, from the coding sequence ATGAGCCCACACAACGATTCCGGACACGGACACCACCACACCGACATCGACTGGGAGGTCATGGCCACCCAGCTGGAGAACAGCGGCGAACTGCAGCTCCCGGTCCTCCGGCGGACGGCGGTCCGCCTGAGGGAACTGCTCGCCCCGGAGAAGGACGTCCGGCGCATCCTCGACATCGGCAGCGGGCCGGGCGTGATGACCTGTGTGTTCGCCGAGGCCTTCGCGGACGCCGAGGCGGTCGCCGTGGACGGCACGCCCGGGCTGCTGGAACGCGCCCTGGCTCGCGCCGAGCGGCTCGGTCTCGGCGGCAGGGTGGCCGTCCGGCACGCGGAGCTGCCCGAGGGCCTGGAAGGCGGTGACGAGCGCGGGGAAGCCGGCCTCGGCACGGCGGATCTGGTCTGGAGCAGCAAGGCGGTGCACCATCTCGGCGATCAGCAGGGGGCGTTGAACGCGCTCGTCGGTGTGCTGAGGCCGGGCGGCCTGCTCGCCGTAGCAGAGGGCGGCCTGCCGATGCGCTTCCTCCCACGCGACATCGGCATCGGCAGGCCGGGCCTCCAGGCCCGGCTCGACGCCGCCCTGGAGCACTGGTTCGAGATCATGCGCGCCGAGCTGCCCGGCAGCACCACCGTGGTCGAGGACTGGCCCGCGATGCTCAGCCGCGCCGGGCTCACCCGCGTCGGCAGCTTCACTTCCCTCCTCGACCTGCCGGCGCCTCTGGGCGAGACGGCCCGCGCCTTTCTGCACACCCAGCTGACCCGGCTGCAGGAGACGATGAGCGAGTCCCTGGACGTGGAGGACCGCAAGACACTCGACGTGCTGGTCGATCCCCGGGCACCGGAGGGCATCCTGCGGCGGCCCGACGCCTTCCTTCTCTCCGCCACCACGGTCTACACGGGCGTGCGCTCGGCTCGGTGA
- a CDS encoding helix-turn-helix domain-containing protein, whose product MDKPPPYQAVLDEVAPRLRRLRAKRGLTLAALSEVTGISKSTLSRLESGQRRPSLELLLPLAGAYDVPLDDLVGAPEVGDPRVRLTPHPLPSGGTFVPLTRSPGPLQAYKMIISDRGAEPDLRTHEGYEWLYVLDGRLRIVLAEHDLVLGPGEAAEFDTRLPHWFSSADGRPVEILSLFGRQGERMHVRAKPRV is encoded by the coding sequence ATGGACAAACCACCGCCCTACCAAGCGGTCCTCGACGAAGTCGCCCCCCGGCTCAGACGGCTGCGCGCCAAGCGCGGCCTCACCCTGGCCGCGCTCTCCGAGGTGACCGGCATCTCCAAGAGCACCCTTTCCCGGCTGGAGTCGGGACAGCGCCGCCCGAGCCTGGAACTGCTGCTGCCGCTCGCCGGTGCGTACGACGTGCCCCTGGACGACCTGGTCGGCGCCCCCGAAGTGGGGGATCCCCGGGTACGGCTGACACCTCACCCCCTGCCGAGCGGCGGGACGTTCGTCCCCCTGACCCGGAGCCCGGGCCCCCTCCAGGCGTACAAGATGATCATCTCCGACCGGGGTGCCGAGCCGGATCTCCGTACGCACGAGGGCTACGAGTGGCTGTACGTGCTGGACGGCCGGCTACGGATCGTCCTCGCTGAGCACGATCTGGTCCTCGGCCCCGGCGAGGCCGCCGAGTTCGACACCCGGCTGCCCCACTGGTTCAGCAGCGCGGACGGGCGGCCCGTCGAGATCCTCAGCCTCTTCGGGAGACAGGGGGAGCGCATGCACGTCCGCGCGAAGCCCCGCGTATGA